The nucleotide sequence CAAGATCATGTTCATCACCGGTTTCGCCGCCGTGGCGCTGAATTCCGACTCCGAGGCGCCGAAAAACGCCAAGGTGCTCTCCAAGCCCGTGCATCTGCGCGAATTGGTCAGCGAAGTGAACAAGATGCTGGCGGCCTGAGGCGGCTGTCGATTGGGGGCGATTTGCCCCGAAAACACGGTTTCCCGTCCTTGCCTGCGGCGATCCAAGCCGATATAGGGACGCATCCCGGCACCAGTGGTCTTAAGGGCGCGTAGCTCAGCGGGAGAGCACCTCGTTGACATCGAGGGGGTCACAGGTTCGATCCCTGTCGCGCCCACCATCCTTTCTTCTCAATGCGCGCAGCTGCGTGACCTTGCAGAGACACTCCTGGTTTGAATCTCGGCCCGCGAACGTGCGCCGATTGTAACCCACAGACTCCCCCTCTACGACTTCTTCGGGGACTGGGGGATTTCATGACCAAAACAGCCGTTTTTTCGGTGATCGCGGTGCTTGCCTTTTCGGCGCTGCCCGCATCTGCGCAAACTGCCCGCGATATTGCGCTTCGGGTTTCACCTCCGGCCCCGGTGGCCAATCCCCTTTCGTGGGGCGGCCTTTACATCGGCGCGGGTTTTGGCCGCGAAAAGAAATCGCTCGATCAGGGAACGGCCTACCAGACGGTCACGCCAAGTGGGCCTGGCTTCGCGACGAACGAACCGATCCCGTTGCAGAACACGAATTATCTCAATCGCGGTCACGTTCTTGGGGGATACCTCTGGCAGTACGAACGGCTTTTGCTCGGAGCCGAGGGAGACTATTCGTTCGGCGACCGTGTCCCGACTTCGATTCCGTTCGGGCCTGAGCCCGGCGCATGCGGCGTGGGAACGACCGGCAACTTTATCTGCGGCAGCCCGACATCCTTTGGCTCGGTCGAAACGATGGGACATTTGCGCGCAATCGCGGGCGTTGCCATCAGCCCGAACCTGATGGCTTTTGTCAGCGGCGGTGCCGCCTTCGGCAAGAGCGATACCGTCGGCTCCCATGTCGGGTTCTTTTTGACGAGCAGCCCGAGTCTACCTGTTCTTGTCACCGGAAACTCTTTAGCTCCGAACAAGAATCTGGTCGGCACATCCATCGGCGGCGGCATCCAGGTGAAAGCCAGCCAGAATCTCGTCGCCCGGCTCGAATATCTGAAGGATACCTACGATGGCGTGGTGACGAGCGGCGCAGCCGTTCAGGCCAATCTCGGCGGCACACTCGTGACGATGACGTCGCCGAGCGAGAAAGTGAAAGTGACCAACGAAACCATTCGTGCGTCGCTGATCTATCGCTTCGATCCTGACATGTCGCCATCTTCGGCCGCCGCCCTCGGCTGGCAGTCGTTCACGACCGATCCCGCGCTTTATGCCAACACATGGGCAGGCTTCTATGTCGGCGGCGGCATCACCCAGAATAATTACAGGGTCAGCCAGGACAGCGGCATGACGCTGACCATCGATGACAGCAATACGCCCGGCTTGGACGTGTCCAAACAAGGAGGTTTTGCACGAACGATGGATCGCACCGGCGATCACCTTCTTCTCGGCTATCGCGCGCAACTGCACAGGTTCTGGCTCGGGGTCGAAGGAGATTTCGAGTTCAATTCGCTCTCAAGTCTCGCGAGCAGGAAGAGCCCCGGACAGTTCGGAGGCCCGGGGGGAGGTAACATGACCTGTTATCTCCAGTTCACGAACACCACTCATTGCCTCGGGTTGTCGATGCAGGGAAATCTTTCCGTCGAAACCAAAAATCACCTTCGTCTGATGGCCGGCTTCGTCATCACACCTCAACTGTCCGGATTCTTCTCCATCGGAAAGTCCTACGGCGTGGTCGCGGGCAGCCTTGGAACGAGCGCCGGCGGCATCGTTTCTGTCCCGCCAAGCTGGCCACTCGTAGGGGCCGCAACAGTCACCCGGACTTTTGCTCCCGAGAACCTGATCGGCAACACGATCGGCGGCGGGTTTGAATTCAAGGCGACGGAAGATCTTTCCATCCGGGGCGAGTATCTGCGCGACACGTATGCGTGGAAGCATCTCGGGGGCCACGGCGCAGGCTTTGGCGGAACCATTGGCACTGTTACCACCAACTCCTTCGCCGCGACGGCCAGTGAACATAAGATCGTGAACGAAGCCTACCGGGTCTCGCTGGTCTATCGTTTCCTGAATCCGCAGAGCGATCGGTTCTGTTCGTTCTGCTGGTGATCTTCGTTGCAGGCAATCGCGCCTGCCGGTCCTGAGATCGGCGGGCGTTTTCTTGTGTGCGGAACTCTCAAGGCGCTGCCGCGTTGCATGTGTCGGAGGACCTGACATGCGAACTTTTCTGGGAATGGTACTGGGCTGCCTGCTGACCATCGGCGTGGTTTATGTGCACGATTCGATGGCGACATCGACGGTCGCCAGCGGCGCATCGGCGGGCACGTCGCGCCAGATCGTGAACTGGGACGTCGCCGCCAGCGAGTGGGGACAGGTCAAGGAGAATGTCCGCACGACGTGGCTGAAGCTCACCGCCAGCAGCGGTTAGAGACTTCCCTGACTCACGCGATTGACATTGGACGAGCCCGGCAGCAATGCCGGGCTTTTGTTCGGATGGATCAGACGTCCGTTGTCTTCTTCTCCAGCATGCGCGTGGCGCGGGATCGGATCGTCGCCTGAACGCCGTGCGCCAGGCCCGCAAGCAGCCAGGGCAGCGTCACTTCGACTTTGACGTGATCCTCCGCGACATCGACCGTTCCGCTGACCTGCTGTCTCAGCGCCGTCAGCTGAAACGCGAGACGATCGCCGCTCCAGATCTCCTCGTTGATCTGGAGAATCTTTGCGTATTCCGAACGGACGCTGCCGAGCCCGGCTTTCAGGCGGCGGGCCGCTTCCTCCTTGCCGAGCTTGTGGGGAATGGAGACGATGAACGGTTGAGCCAATGTCGTGCCTCGGAACAATGCGATCCGCGTTTCGGGGCCGACTATAGCAATTCGGGCTCCGCGACGGCGGAAAATAACCCGGCCCGCGGTCCCGGCGGCGTTTCATCTTCATTAACGCTGAGGCGTGCGGCCGCGTGCGGCGCAGGCCTTCTCGTGCTATTTTGAAGCATGCTCCGCCTTGTGACAGTCGCGTCCGTGCTGTCGTCGAATACTGGTGCGCGTCCCGCACCTGTGATC is from Afipia massiliensis and encodes:
- a CDS encoding outer membrane protein, yielding MTKTAVFSVIAVLAFSALPASAQTARDIALRVSPPAPVANPLSWGGLYIGAGFGREKKSLDQGTAYQTVTPSGPGFATNEPIPLQNTNYLNRGHVLGGYLWQYERLLLGAEGDYSFGDRVPTSIPFGPEPGACGVGTTGNFICGSPTSFGSVETMGHLRAIAGVAISPNLMAFVSGGAAFGKSDTVGSHVGFFLTSSPSLPVLVTGNSLAPNKNLVGTSIGGGIQVKASQNLVARLEYLKDTYDGVVTSGAAVQANLGGTLVTMTSPSEKVKVTNETIRASLIYRFDPDMSPSSAAALGWQSFTTDPALYANTWAGFYVGGGITQNNYRVSQDSGMTLTIDDSNTPGLDVSKQGGFARTMDRTGDHLLLGYRAQLHRFWLGVEGDFEFNSLSSLASRKSPGQFGGPGGGNMTCYLQFTNTTHCLGLSMQGNLSVETKNHLRLMAGFVITPQLSGFFSIGKSYGVVAGSLGTSAGGIVSVPPSWPLVGAATVTRTFAPENLIGNTIGGGFEFKATEDLSIRGEYLRDTYAWKHLGGHGAGFGGTIGTVTTNSFAATASEHKIVNEAYRVSLVYRFLNPQSDRFCSFCW
- a CDS encoding polyhydroxyalkanoic acid system family protein, which encodes MAQPFIVSIPHKLGKEEAARRLKAGLGSVRSEYAKILQINEEIWSGDRLAFQLTALRQQVSGTVDVAEDHVKVEVTLPWLLAGLAHGVQATIRSRATRMLEKKTTDV